In Primulina huaijiensis isolate GDHJ02 chromosome 16, ASM1229523v2, whole genome shotgun sequence, a single genomic region encodes these proteins:
- the LOC140962067 gene encoding protein SABRE-like — translation MGASPAKFLFGFLIVSMLLWIIFMFASRLLAWVLSRTLGASVGFRIGGWKCLRDVVVKFNKGAIGSISVGEIRLSLRQSLVKLGIGFISRDPKLQVLICDLEVVIRSSKKSTQKSRYKKPRSAG, via the exons ATGGGGGCTTCTCCGGCCAAGTTCTTGTTTGGATTCCTCATCGTTTCCATGTTACTATGGATTATATTCAT GTTTGCTTCCAGGTTACTGGCGTGGGTCCTCAGCCGAACATTGGGGGCATCAGTTGGATTTCGTATTGGTGGATGGAAATGTTTGAGAGATGTTGTTGTGAAGTTCAACAAG GGTGCTATTGGATCCATATCTGTAGGAGAAATCAGGCTAAGTTTGCGGCAATCTTTGGTCAAGCTAGGAATTGGTTTTATTTCCAGGGATCCAAAATTGCAGGTGTTGATATGTGATCTAGAAGTTGTTATAAGGTCTTCAAAGAAAAGCACACAGAAATCTAGATATAAAAAACCTAGAAGCGCAGGCTGA